The proteins below are encoded in one region of Candidatus Thiodiazotropha sp. LNASS1:
- a CDS encoding DUF1566 domain-containing protein, with the protein MKRTTILCMLLLLLPFAGSVNATLIDRGSGLIYDDVLDVTWLQDASYAMTSGATPYARLSWLDAVSWVDGLQYEDSVRGVVWGDWRLPTTINDPASLGYDTAGMSSELAYMYYINLGYAPNYSHNRFDPAPESSNYNPFVNLAYRGYWSGTLSDFSDQAWYLHFHFGSQEINSIWDEQRIWAVRDGDVLAETEQQANVNVPEPSVLLLMMTGLLAIVGRRKSMFKP; encoded by the coding sequence ATGAAAAGAACGACTATCCTCTGTATGCTCCTCTTGCTTCTGCCCTTTGCCGGGAGCGTCAATGCAACCCTGATCGATAGAGGATCAGGGTTAATCTACGATGATGTATTGGATGTGACCTGGCTGCAGGATGCTTCCTATGCAATGACTTCCGGTGCAACCCCTTATGCGAGATTGAGCTGGCTGGATGCTGTCAGCTGGGTAGATGGTTTGCAGTACGAAGACAGTGTCCGCGGTGTTGTCTGGGGTGATTGGCGTTTACCAACGACAATCAATGATCCAGCTTCACTCGGATATGATACGGCGGGTATGAGCAGTGAACTGGCTTATATGTACTATATCAATCTTGGTTATGCACCCAACTATTCACATAACAGGTTTGACCCGGCGCCTGAATCTTCCAACTATAATCCTTTCGTCAATCTGGCTTACCGCGGGTATTGGTCCGGCACCCTGAGCGATTTTTCTGATCAGGCATGGTATCTCCATTTTCACTTTGGTTCTCAGGAAATCAATTCGATTTGGGATGAACAGCGGATCTGGGCCGTGAGAGATGGCGATGTGCTGGCGGAAACTGAACAACAAGCCAATGTGAATGTTCCTGAGCCAAGCGTGTTACTCTTGATGATGACAGGCTTGTTGGCAATTGTGGGCCGCAGGAAGTCTATGTTCAAGCCTTAG
- the rssA gene encoding patatin-like phospholipase RssA, whose translation MEMKIGLVLGSGAARGWSHIGIINGLAEMGIEPDIVSGSSIGALVGAAYAADKVDLLQAWTCSLTWKEIIRFLDPTLLGGGLIQGDRLTDFISEYVKNLEFESLKRQLGVVATDLETGREIWFREGPVMEAVRASISLPGLFTPLRHEGRWLVDGGLANPVPVSLCRAMGADIVIAVNLNGDILGKHLRQNDMNDDKPAEVREDDLWGRITGQMMNGLYARKQELMSHLLGKNRNVPGLYEVLASSINIMQDRITRSRMAGDPPDVILTPRLSRLGLMEFDEAEMAIDEGLKEIRRMRPALEQLFDN comes from the coding sequence ATGGAAATGAAAATCGGTTTAGTCCTCGGTAGCGGTGCGGCACGCGGCTGGTCGCATATCGGGATCATCAACGGTCTCGCTGAAATGGGTATTGAACCCGATATCGTTAGTGGGAGCTCCATCGGCGCGTTGGTAGGGGCTGCCTATGCCGCGGATAAAGTGGATCTTCTTCAGGCCTGGACCTGTTCGTTGACCTGGAAAGAGATCATTCGATTTCTCGATCCCACCCTGTTGGGCGGAGGGTTGATTCAAGGGGACAGGCTGACCGACTTCATCAGTGAGTATGTCAAGAATCTGGAGTTCGAAAGCTTGAAACGACAGCTTGGGGTAGTTGCGACGGACCTTGAGACAGGTCGTGAGATCTGGTTTCGTGAAGGCCCTGTGATGGAGGCGGTAAGGGCATCCATAAGTCTGCCCGGTCTGTTTACACCCTTGCGGCACGAGGGGCGTTGGTTGGTGGATGGCGGATTGGCAAATCCGGTACCTGTTTCACTCTGCCGGGCAATGGGTGCGGACATAGTGATCGCTGTCAATCTGAATGGTGACATACTCGGCAAACACCTGCGCCAAAACGACATGAACGACGATAAACCGGCCGAAGTCAGAGAGGACGATCTTTGGGGACGAATCACAGGCCAGATGATGAATGGCCTGTATGCACGGAAGCAGGAATTAATGAGTCATCTATTGGGTAAAAACAGGAATGTTCCCGGGCTTTACGAAGTGCTGGCAAGCTCAATCAATATTATGCAGGACAGAATAACCCGAAGTCGCATGGCAGGCGATCCACCAGATGTCATTCTCACTCCTCGTTTGTCGAGATTGGGACTGATGGAATTTGATGAGGCCGAAATGGCTATTGATGAAGGCCTAAAAGAGATTCGGCGTATGCGTCCGGCTTTGGAACAGCTTTTTGACAACTGA
- a CDS encoding HAD family hydrolase: MFDPHRLIILDADGTTVDAFKAINMAFKAHNMNIGDIQRFQDRRKIFKYIGGLKEMPINLRKQLKEKQRSALINTLTEIYREQARLFDGMGWLINRLVTQPDLRVGMITRNITIEPEKTLRKLYRRNGVDDSGLDFLIHLPLRKQKLTAFQAIRESLKVNPARAYATGDEKCDYVAAVGTGMHPFMVSFGFESYRRLTKKIGVPAVLISRQPHELKQRILHALDLS, from the coding sequence ATGTTTGATCCCCACCGGCTCATTATCCTCGATGCGGATGGCACCACGGTTGATGCGTTTAAGGCGATCAATATGGCGTTTAAAGCACATAATATGAATATTGGTGACATCCAACGTTTCCAGGATCGCCGCAAGATTTTTAAATATATCGGTGGCCTGAAGGAGATGCCGATAAATCTACGTAAACAGCTGAAGGAAAAACAGCGGAGTGCGTTGATCAATACCCTTACCGAAATCTATCGAGAGCAGGCTCGGCTGTTTGACGGCATGGGGTGGTTGATCAACAGATTAGTCACGCAACCTGATCTCAGGGTGGGAATGATAACCCGCAATATCACCATTGAGCCAGAGAAGACACTGCGCAAGCTCTATCGGCGTAATGGAGTTGATGATTCGGGTCTCGATTTTCTCATTCACCTGCCATTGAGAAAGCAGAAACTCACAGCCTTCCAGGCTATTCGTGAGAGTTTGAAGGTGAATCCTGCCCGTGCTTACGCCACAGGCGATGAAAAGTGCGACTATGTGGCTGCTGTCGGTACCGGGATGCACCCCTTCATGGTCTCTTTCGGATTTGAAAGCTATCGACGTCTCACAAAGAAGATCGGCGTTCCAGCTGTATTGATATCGCGCCAGCCGCATGAACTGAAGCAACGTATTCTACATGCTTTGGATCTCTCCTGA
- a CDS encoding general secretion pathway protein GspB: MSSILDALERASQERMPGKTDILPDTMPVLDENKTVFRRLLLLLVLLISIIAAFWFLFDDGASNPETPANAEQMTNPEIRPQATPPAERDGGTETARQNKPTVPKDELTADRIRSSSRPNQRPLISEAIVSEKQQRKIPEMPESASVEQATRRLPTLSVVERKKPAPLPAPIAEEVTYAEKSEQVATMPEVDEDQIASVESTVNDATNAVQTDHQQIPLIWELDQGLREELEQLRTTIHVYHEIPSERFVIINMRRYGEGDTLDAKGYRLHTIDRDGIVVDYGNGQVRLLREKY; encoded by the coding sequence ATGTCTTCCATTCTTGATGCATTGGAAAGGGCTTCGCAGGAGAGGATGCCGGGTAAAACCGACATCCTGCCAGATACGATGCCGGTTTTAGATGAGAATAAAACCGTTTTTCGCAGGTTGCTGTTGCTGCTGGTATTGCTGATATCGATCATTGCCGCATTCTGGTTTCTGTTTGATGATGGAGCGAGCAATCCTGAGACGCCTGCCAATGCCGAACAGATGACAAACCCGGAGATACGACCCCAAGCAACCCCCCCGGCAGAGCGCGATGGCGGTACAGAAACAGCGAGACAAAACAAACCGACAGTGCCGAAGGATGAACTGACTGCCGACCGGATCCGCAGCAGCAGCCGGCCGAATCAGCGACCCTTGATTTCTGAGGCAATTGTGAGCGAAAAGCAACAGCGGAAGATACCGGAGATGCCTGAATCTGCGTCAGTGGAACAGGCGACCAGACGATTGCCAACCCTGTCTGTCGTCGAACGAAAAAAGCCTGCCCCTCTACCTGCGCCCATAGCCGAAGAAGTCACTTATGCTGAAAAGTCGGAGCAGGTTGCAACAATGCCTGAGGTGGATGAGGATCAAATCGCTTCGGTTGAATCGACAGTAAACGATGCAACGAATGCTGTACAGACTGATCACCAGCAGATCCCATTGATTTGGGAATTGGATCAGGGTTTACGGGAAGAATTGGAACAGCTCAGGACCACGATTCATGTCTACCACGAGATACCGTCAGAACGTTTTGTCATCATAAACATGCGACGCTACGGTGAGGGCGATACCCTTGATGCTAAAGGCTATCGTCTGCACACGATCGACAGAGACGGTATCGTCGTCGACTATGGAAACGGCCAGGTTCGGCTGTTGCGAGAGAAGTACTAA
- a CDS encoding AAA family ATPase, with amino-acid sequence MYQNYFGLTEDPFSITPDPKYLFLSERHRNGFAHLLYGVTEGGGFLQLTGGVGTGKTLLCRKLLAELPRAVNVAFIFNPRLTPLELVATICDELSILYPVGSNSIKEIVDFLNAFLLESHSQGRRTVVIIDEAQNLSYESLEQIRLLTNLETQKHKLLQIILVGQPELRSLLQQDRLRQLAQRVTARYHLTPLSKSETHAYVQHRLKVAGAEHPPFNTGALRYIYRYSGGVPRVINILCHRGMLMAYGNHAKQVTGGMIKRVYQELSGQGEGSRRQLAWSWGLVALLGFTLAVLLVWNDEQLSRLIPSLSSTEAQTESPPVERNLPEQPDMTTTQQQPVNSAVAAESPMLTSLDTALPSGTAKAPQPDVVLPDKSAASGSVEDVASTAIADKEVARLDDDQTGLGAMLGNENSAFVTLFGYWQSIYPTEGESRSSCDKAQEVGLSCIYGRGSWENLAYYNRPAVLELIMEDGQRYNVVATALTDDDVTLDLNGRRFNFSRQEIDQLWTGSYIILWRPPKLSSESLTIGHIGKDVAWLKSMLDRIEGIETSFDPLNAKFDLQTQQRVMRFQRSQGLLADGIVGKQTLIQLNGSVVDSTKPVLRRTGG; translated from the coding sequence ATGTATCAGAACTATTTCGGACTAACTGAGGATCCCTTTTCCATTACACCGGATCCGAAATATCTCTTTCTGAGCGAGAGGCATCGCAATGGTTTCGCCCATCTATTGTACGGTGTTACCGAGGGTGGCGGTTTTCTGCAGCTCACCGGCGGTGTCGGTACAGGAAAGACCCTGCTCTGCCGCAAGCTGCTGGCTGAATTGCCCCGTGCGGTAAATGTCGCGTTTATCTTCAATCCTCGCCTGACACCGCTGGAACTGGTGGCGACAATCTGCGATGAACTCAGTATCCTTTACCCCGTCGGCAGTAACAGCATCAAGGAGATCGTCGATTTTCTGAATGCATTTCTGCTGGAGAGTCACAGTCAGGGCCGCAGGACGGTGGTTATCATCGATGAGGCGCAGAACCTCAGCTACGAGTCCCTCGAACAGATAAGGTTGTTGACCAATCTCGAGACACAGAAGCATAAACTGCTGCAGATCATTCTTGTGGGTCAGCCCGAACTGAGGAGCCTGTTGCAACAGGATAGGCTGCGTCAGCTGGCTCAACGGGTGACGGCACGTTATCACCTCACACCACTCTCCAAATCCGAGACCCACGCCTATGTCCAGCATCGCCTCAAGGTGGCTGGGGCAGAGCATCCCCCGTTCAACACCGGCGCATTGCGATACATCTATCGCTATAGCGGAGGCGTTCCCAGAGTCATCAATATCCTCTGTCATCGGGGTATGCTGATGGCCTATGGCAATCACGCCAAGCAGGTGACGGGGGGGATGATAAAACGGGTGTACCAGGAATTAAGCGGCCAGGGCGAGGGTTCACGTCGCCAGCTCGCTTGGTCCTGGGGTTTAGTTGCGTTGCTTGGATTTACCCTGGCAGTGCTGCTTGTGTGGAATGATGAGCAACTGTCTCGCCTAATCCCATCCCTCTCGTCAACCGAGGCTCAGACTGAAAGCCCGCCGGTGGAGAGAAACCTGCCCGAGCAGCCCGATATGACGACCACTCAGCAGCAGCCGGTTAATTCAGCGGTGGCGGCCGAAAGTCCCATGCTGACCTCTTTGGATACAGCCTTACCGTCGGGAACGGCAAAAGCGCCACAGCCGGATGTTGTTCTGCCCGATAAAAGTGCTGCTTCAGGCTCGGTGGAAGATGTGGCTTCGACGGCAATCGCCGATAAGGAAGTGGCGAGGCTGGATGATGATCAGACTGGATTGGGCGCCATGCTGGGCAATGAAAACAGCGCTTTTGTCACACTGTTTGGTTATTGGCAGAGCATCTATCCCACTGAGGGAGAGTCGCGCTCATCCTGCGACAAGGCGCAAGAGGTTGGGTTGAGCTGTATCTATGGTCGTGGCTCGTGGGAAAATCTGGCCTACTATAATCGTCCTGCGGTGCTGGAACTGATCATGGAAGACGGGCAACGTTACAATGTGGTTGCTACCGCACTGACGGATGACGATGTTACCCTTGATCTCAACGGCCGCCGTTTCAATTTCTCGCGCCAAGAGATCGATCAGCTCTGGACCGGCAGCTACATTATCTTATGGCGGCCACCCAAACTCAGTAGCGAGAGCTTGACTATTGGACATATCGGTAAGGATGTGGCGTGGTTGAAATCCATGCTTGACCGTATCGAGGGGATTGAGACGAGTTTTGATCCATTGAATGCCAAGTTCGACCTGCAGACACAGCAGCGGGTGATGCGTTTTCAACGCTCCCAGGGGTTATTGGCGGACGGTATTGTCGGTAAGCAGACATTGATTCAATTGAACGGTAGCGTGGTTGATTCCACCAAGCCTGTGTTGCGCCGGACGGGGGGCTGA
- a CDS encoding translocation/assembly module TamB domain-containing protein: MTRQTMKRIATYVSLSTLLILLLLSALVYYFVFTHDGSRRSFYLAQRLVPGDLQVDILHGRLAGPLELTGLSYQQADGLAFRCERLYLDWRPSQLLGLRLDVSELSLMETRLRLPASEKSDDKTGDETFQGVKLPLAVTLSRFSSEGFEIVQGEPGDPVRIDKLNLSAATEGDRLAITQFDAEAFSSRLSLQGSLGLDAPLPMTIDLSWVHTLKEGPRLAGEGRVSGDLQRIEITQRLAPPIEGELQALLSDLQGRPEWNAVLKLKQGELGGFTPDFPASLKGRLSAQGSFEAIDLDADLELVESRIGEIATELHADYSQGAIRIGDLRISNAHGLDLTAKGEYHPQGGELSADLQWRGLRWPLIGERVDIGSDSGTLQLQGGLEAYVYQLAMQASRPEVGTLQFDAVGSGTLEQVDLDNLSVELQQGKIEGSGKLTWSPTLSWQLGLTGEGVDPALVHPMFPGSLAFDLDTQGAMAEGGPEAEFNLNSLSGLLRDYPLNGKGRLTLKQDALTIHVLEMLSGSNRIAVDGSLADRLALNWSVDAPELASLWPGLSGALQAKGDLGGTLQAPSLKADIEAGELSLEAYRVGQLNGEVALEMAGEQRVALSLHSQELSAFGRQWKSLDIALQGHVPQHRLQIDLAGEQVPQLSLEGMSGLHEGQRLQGSLQRLRLSSPEVGEWELESALAYRLEASEQDVEPFCLASGEARLCASFKQQAGGWKTELQAKQLPLRLLQPVLPVETRIVGTAALQAELSTEASGRMTGAADLQIPEGKLDFALGTTREEVDFSDSGAKAVIDRKGLDADINLPLQQLGGFTMSLQLPGMDLTDLRPDQQSLQGRIKGGVQNLAMLTAFSPQLQNSRGELSVDMILGGSLSEPRIDGDAKLTQGAIDIPVLGIELRDMEMSMQTPDLETVSLAGSVRSGKGRLSLKGTTRMDADNGFPSKYEIEGKDWLVVNIPEAEVRLSPNLSFEHSAQKSVLEGKVHLPFARIRPRALPETAVSESSDLVVVGDDEAQQAQPDTPLHAKVRLSLGKRVSFDGLGLRGKLTGGLMIIDEPGRPVIGRGRLGISEGVYQAYGQDLKIERGYALFADSPVDNPGLDVRAAREIDEITAGMRITGTLKKPNLKLYSTPSMSETDILSYIVTGRPAGESSGKTAGMLAMIQASGASNIASELGRQLGLEELRVETGSSLEEAALVAGTYLSPRLYVQYVNELATGETKVRMRYDLTDRWQLEAETGRTQSGDFFYTFDR, encoded by the coding sequence ATGACCAGGCAGACGATGAAACGGATTGCCACCTATGTCTCCCTCTCCACCCTGCTGATCCTGTTGCTGTTATCGGCGCTTGTCTATTATTTCGTATTCACCCATGACGGTAGCAGGCGTAGCTTCTATCTGGCCCAGCGGCTGGTACCGGGCGATCTGCAGGTCGATATCTTACACGGTCGTCTGGCAGGGCCCCTGGAGTTGACTGGCTTGAGCTATCAACAGGCGGATGGTTTGGCGTTTCGGTGTGAACGGCTCTACCTGGATTGGCGCCCCTCTCAGCTGCTGGGTTTGCGGCTGGATGTTTCCGAGTTGTCATTGATGGAAACCCGTCTGCGGCTTCCCGCAAGTGAAAAGTCTGACGATAAAACCGGTGACGAAACCTTTCAGGGTGTGAAGCTGCCCCTTGCCGTAACACTCTCCCGTTTCTCGTCCGAAGGATTCGAAATCGTTCAGGGAGAGCCTGGCGATCCCGTCCGGATCGATAAACTCAACCTCTCCGCCGCCACAGAAGGAGATCGCCTGGCAATCACTCAATTCGATGCCGAGGCATTTTCATCCCGGCTCTCGCTGCAGGGATCGCTGGGATTGGATGCACCGCTGCCGATGACCATCGATCTCTCATGGGTGCATACCCTAAAAGAGGGTCCCAGGCTGGCTGGCGAAGGGCGGGTGAGTGGGGATCTGCAGCGGATCGAAATCACACAGCGACTGGCGCCACCCATTGAAGGAGAGTTGCAGGCACTGCTGTCGGATCTGCAGGGTAGGCCCGAGTGGAACGCCGTGTTGAAATTGAAACAGGGTGAACTGGGTGGGTTTACCCCGGACTTTCCGGCGTCCTTAAAAGGGCGGTTGAGTGCCCAGGGGAGTTTCGAAGCGATCGATCTCGATGCCGATCTGGAGCTTGTGGAATCCCGGATCGGAGAGATCGCTACTGAACTCCATGCGGATTACAGTCAGGGTGCCATCCGTATCGGGGATCTGCGCATCAGCAATGCGCATGGTTTGGATCTCACGGCAAAGGGGGAATACCATCCGCAGGGTGGCGAACTCTCTGCCGATCTGCAGTGGCGGGGGTTGCGCTGGCCCTTGATTGGGGAGAGGGTGGATATCGGCAGCGATAGCGGCACTCTACAACTACAGGGTGGGCTCGAGGCCTATGTGTATCAATTGGCGATGCAGGCATCCAGACCGGAAGTGGGCACGCTGCAGTTCGATGCGGTCGGCAGCGGGACGCTGGAACAGGTTGATCTCGACAACCTGTCGGTTGAATTGCAGCAAGGTAAGATCGAGGGTAGCGGCAAGCTGACCTGGAGTCCCACGCTTTCCTGGCAGTTGGGCCTGACAGGAGAGGGTGTCGACCCCGCACTGGTCCACCCCATGTTTCCCGGTAGTCTGGCATTCGATCTCGATACCCAGGGCGCGATGGCGGAGGGCGGACCCGAGGCGGAATTTAATCTCAACAGCCTCTCGGGGTTACTGCGGGATTATCCCTTGAATGGGAAGGGGCGCCTGACACTCAAGCAGGATGCTCTGACCATACATGTGCTGGAGATGCTCTCGGGCAGCAACCGGATAGCTGTCGACGGTAGCCTGGCAGACCGGCTCGCCCTGAATTGGTCGGTGGACGCCCCGGAGTTAGCCTCCCTTTGGCCCGGGCTGTCAGGTGCGCTGCAGGCGAAGGGTGATCTGGGCGGTACCCTGCAGGCACCCAGTTTGAAGGCTGACATCGAGGCCGGTGAGCTAAGCCTGGAGGCATACCGGGTCGGGCAACTGAATGGTGAAGTGGCGCTTGAGATGGCGGGTGAACAGCGTGTGGCCCTGTCACTGCATTCGCAAGAATTGAGTGCGTTCGGCAGACAGTGGAAATCACTCGATATCGCTCTGCAAGGACATGTTCCGCAGCATCGTCTGCAGATCGACCTGGCAGGTGAGCAGGTGCCTCAGCTGTCGCTTGAGGGAATGTCAGGATTGCATGAGGGACAGAGGTTGCAGGGTAGCCTGCAAAGGCTCCGTCTGTCATCTCCTGAAGTAGGTGAGTGGGAGCTGGAATCGGCCTTGGCTTATCGACTGGAGGCCTCCGAGCAGGATGTGGAACCCTTCTGCCTGGCGTCAGGCGAAGCGAGGCTTTGTGCCAGCTTCAAACAACAAGCCGGCGGCTGGAAGACAGAACTGCAGGCAAAACAACTACCTTTGAGATTGCTGCAACCCGTTCTGCCGGTTGAGACGCGGATAGTGGGGACGGCTGCCCTGCAGGCAGAACTCAGCACCGAAGCCAGTGGGCGTATGACCGGAGCGGCCGACCTGCAAATTCCCGAGGGCAAGCTTGATTTCGCCCTCGGCACCACCCGGGAGGAGGTGGATTTTTCCGATAGTGGGGCAAAGGCGGTCATTGACCGGAAGGGACTTGACGCCGACATCAATCTGCCGCTGCAGCAGTTGGGTGGGTTTACCATGAGTTTGCAGTTGCCGGGGATGGATCTGACCGACCTGAGACCGGATCAACAATCCCTGCAAGGCAGGATCAAGGGTGGCGTCCAGAATCTGGCCATGCTCACTGCCTTCTCACCCCAGTTGCAAAACAGTCGAGGTGAGTTATCGGTCGATATGATATTGGGTGGCAGTTTGAGCGAACCTCGGATAGACGGCGATGCAAAACTGACCCAGGGCGCTATCGATATTCCGGTATTGGGCATTGAGTTGCGTGATATGGAGATGAGTATGCAGACACCCGACCTGGAGACGGTCTCCCTGGCGGGCAGTGTACGATCGGGCAAGGGCAGGTTATCGCTTAAAGGCACCACACGAATGGATGCCGATAACGGTTTTCCCTCGAAATACGAGATTGAAGGAAAGGATTGGTTGGTGGTCAATATCCCAGAGGCTGAAGTCAGGCTATCACCCAATCTAAGCTTTGAGCACAGTGCCCAAAAAAGTGTACTTGAAGGTAAGGTTCACCTGCCCTTCGCCAGGATCAGACCGCGTGCACTGCCGGAGACGGCGGTCTCCGAAAGTTCCGACCTGGTGGTTGTCGGTGATGACGAGGCGCAACAGGCGCAACCGGATACCCCGTTGCACGCAAAGGTGCGCCTGAGTCTTGGAAAGCGGGTCAGTTTCGATGGGCTCGGGCTTCGGGGCAAGCTTACCGGCGGCCTGATGATCATCGATGAGCCGGGGCGTCCGGTTATCGGCCGCGGGCGCCTGGGTATTTCCGAAGGTGTCTACCAAGCCTACGGACAGGATTTGAAGATCGAGCGGGGATATGCCCTGTTTGCCGATTCCCCTGTGGATAATCCCGGTCTCGACGTGCGTGCCGCCAGGGAGATCGATGAGATCACAGCGGGGATGCGCATTACCGGAACCCTGAAAAAGCCCAATCTCAAGCTCTATTCAACCCCCTCCATGTCGGAAACCGATATCCTTTCCTACATCGTCACCGGCCGGCCGGCAGGCGAGTCATCGGGTAAGACCGCAGGTATGCTTGCGATGATACAGGCAAGCGGCGCCAGTAATATCGCTTCGGAATTGGGACGGCAATTGGGCTTGGAAGAGTTGCGTGTGGAGACGGGTAGCTCCCTGGAGGAGGCCGCCCTGGTGGCAGGCACCTATCTGTCGCCTCGACTCTATGTGCAGTATGTCAACGAATTGGCGACTGGCGAGACAAAGGTTCGTATGCGTTATGATCTGACGGACCGCTGGCAGCTGGAAGCGGAAACAGGTCGTACCCAGTCGGGTGATTTTTTCTATACCTTCGATCGTTGA
- a CDS encoding autotransporter assembly complex family protein, with the protein MRQLIIILVWALCPIPLYALDVVIKVDGLETKLKENVLAYLSVERERQRESLNAARLRLLHDKAEAEIKAALRPFGYFKPTVTATMVGDEQGFTLSYHVEPGPPVKLSDVNFQLIGDGADDPQLTKTFPMSVGEVLDQTHYEQSKQQMLAEIIESGYLDARYIQHQLRVDLQDYTASIQLHLDSGKRLRFGDVRMHQDILNPDYLARFVPFNAGEPFSQETLLKLQSDLIDSEYFKQVEVVTRRDQREGDRVPIDINLKPNKRNRYRIGLGYSTDMGPRLTLDWKNRRRGRNGHRMRSELQISKPLSTLSTEYIVPLQRPTVDFVSFGASLEHFDSDTNTGNRALLSAVHSVSLSRGWRRSLGLEYSYEDFEVGEQEDSSRLLVPSITWLRIKSDGKAYIQRGKRLEFRLEGASESLLSTTDFFQLYSAVKFIRGFGEGDWRVLNRLELGATWADDLTELPPSKRFFAGGDNTVRGFGYQDLGPRDQNDEVIGGRYFAVGSVELERRISGKWSGALFLDAGNAFDPDYDSETAFGLGFGARWRSPVGPVRIDIAHGRVDDNRQWRLHIVVGPEL; encoded by the coding sequence ATGCGGCAGTTAATTATCATTTTAGTCTGGGCGTTGTGCCCAATACCTCTCTACGCCCTTGACGTGGTGATCAAAGTCGATGGATTGGAGACAAAACTGAAGGAGAATGTGCTCGCCTATCTCTCCGTGGAACGGGAGCGACAGCGTGAATCCCTGAACGCAGCGCGATTGCGTCTGTTGCATGACAAGGCCGAGGCGGAGATAAAGGCTGCATTACGCCCTTTCGGCTACTTTAAACCGACTGTCACTGCGACCATGGTTGGCGACGAACAGGGATTCACGTTGTCATATCATGTAGAGCCGGGGCCACCGGTCAAATTGAGCGATGTGAATTTTCAATTAATCGGTGATGGCGCTGATGATCCTCAATTGACGAAGACATTTCCCATGTCGGTTGGCGAGGTGCTGGATCAAACACACTATGAGCAGTCCAAGCAGCAAATGTTGGCCGAGATCATCGAGAGCGGTTACCTGGATGCGCGCTACATACAACATCAGCTGCGAGTGGATCTGCAGGATTATACCGCATCGATCCAACTCCATCTTGATAGTGGGAAGCGGTTGCGCTTTGGGGATGTGCGGATGCACCAGGATATCTTGAATCCCGATTATCTCGCCCGCTTTGTCCCTTTCAATGCAGGGGAACCCTTCAGTCAGGAGACACTGCTGAAGCTGCAGAGCGACCTTATCGATAGCGAGTATTTCAAGCAGGTTGAGGTGGTGACCCGGCGTGATCAGCGGGAAGGCGACAGGGTTCCGATCGATATTAATCTGAAACCCAACAAGCGTAACCGTTACCGTATCGGTTTGGGCTATTCCACCGATATGGGGCCGCGGCTGACCCTGGACTGGAAGAATCGCCGGCGGGGACGCAACGGCCATCGGATGCGGAGTGAACTGCAGATCTCGAAACCCCTCAGCACACTCAGCACGGAATATATCGTGCCGTTACAGCGTCCGACGGTGGATTTTGTCAGCTTCGGCGCCTCTCTGGAGCACTTCGACTCGGACACCAATACTGGCAACCGGGCGCTGCTCAGTGCCGTTCATTCGGTAAGCCTGAGCCGGGGCTGGCGTCGCAGTTTGGGATTGGAGTACAGCTACGAGGATTTCGAGGTGGGTGAGCAGGAAGACAGCTCGCGTCTGCTGGTGCCGAGTATCACCTGGCTGCGAATAAAGAGCGACGGCAAGGCATATATCCAACGCGGCAAAAGGTTGGAGTTTCGTCTAGAAGGGGCGTCGGAATCCCTACTTTCAACCACCGATTTTTTTCAGCTCTATAGTGCGGTGAAGTTTATCCGTGGTTTCGGTGAGGGTGACTGGCGGGTGCTGAATCGACTGGAGCTGGGGGCGACCTGGGCCGATGACCTGACGGAGCTGCCGCCCAGTAAGCGCTTCTTCGCAGGGGGCGATAATACGGTACGCGGCTTCGGTTATCAGGACCTGGGACCGAGGGATCAGAATGATGAGGTTATCGGCGGGCGCTACTTTGCCGTCGGCAGTGTCGAGCTGGAGCGTCGCATCAGCGGCAAGTGGAGCGGGGCGCTGTTTTTGGATGCCGGAAACGCCTTTGATCCCGATTATGATTCGGAAACGGCCTTTGGCCTCGGTTTCGGCGCCCGCTGGCGCTCACCGGTCGGCCCGGTCAGGATCGACATCGCCCACGGCAGGGTCGATGACAATCGGCAATGGCGCCTGCATATCGTCGTGGGGCCGGAGCTATGA